A single window of Leptospira dzoumogneensis DNA harbors:
- the trpD gene encoding anthranilate phosphoribosyltransferase, which translates to MEIRQAIIKVLEKKHLTVSEAEITINSVMKGEVSEILLSSFLTAMRAKGETVDELLGFCLALRRNALKPKTAFPFDMLDTCGTGGDGKGTVNISTLSAIVLSSLGIKVAKHGNRSVSSHTGSSDILGRLGYNTEKTQEEVESHLVENGFAFLFAPMWHPSMKFAGPVRKELGFRTLFNMIGPLSNPFSPQYQLIGVYEPELTETFIRVLQGLGLRRALVCHSRDGLDEFSIFEKTDYTLLEDGVISRKDFDPKDLGVKDLNPAEVFTSGPDQAESLARKILAGEKIAGTHAVALNAGAGLFTLGKASSILDGYKTSLEQLASGKTGAFFQNLITKG; encoded by the coding sequence ATGGAAATTAGACAAGCTATCATAAAAGTTTTAGAAAAAAAACATCTTACAGTTTCAGAAGCGGAAATTACGATCAATTCCGTAATGAAGGGAGAAGTATCCGAGATCCTGCTTTCTTCTTTTCTGACTGCAATGAGAGCAAAGGGAGAAACCGTAGACGAACTATTGGGTTTCTGTTTAGCGCTTCGCCGTAATGCTCTCAAACCTAAAACAGCTTTTCCTTTTGATATGCTGGACACCTGCGGAACAGGCGGGGACGGAAAAGGTACAGTTAATATCTCCACACTTTCTGCGATCGTACTTTCTTCTCTTGGGATCAAAGTTGCAAAACATGGGAACCGTTCCGTATCTTCTCATACCGGTTCCAGCGATATACTCGGAAGATTAGGTTATAATACCGAGAAGACACAAGAAGAAGTGGAATCTCATTTAGTGGAAAACGGATTTGCATTCTTATTTGCTCCTATGTGGCATCCATCCATGAAGTTTGCGGGGCCTGTCCGTAAAGAATTGGGTTTTAGGACCTTATTTAATATGATTGGACCTCTGAGTAATCCATTCTCTCCTCAATACCAGCTCATCGGAGTGTATGAACCTGAGTTGACTGAAACTTTTATCAGGGTTCTTCAAGGTTTGGGTTTGAGAAGGGCTCTGGTATGTCATTCGCGTGACGGCTTGGATGAATTTTCCATTTTCGAAAAAACGGATTATACTCTCTTAGAAGACGGTGTAATCTCCAGAAAAGACTTCGATCCTAAAGATCTGGGCGTAAAAGATCTAAATCCTGCGGAAGTATTCACCAGCGGCCCGGACCAAGCAGAGTCCTTGGCTAGAAAGATACTGGCAGGGGAGAAGATCGCCGGCACCCACGCGGTCGCCTTAAACGCTGGAGCCGGGCTTTTCACCCTGGGTAAAGCTAGTTCTATCCTAGATGGATATAAAACATCATTAGAACAGTTGGCTTCCGGAAAAACAGGCGCCTTCTTTCAAAATTTAATTACCAAGGGATAA
- a CDS encoding SRP-less Sec system protein yields the protein MNKILSLLLCISLALPIFGQDGEEIDFLDKVSEPKKTTTSSKKTPLAKASRKKKVKKNAGKKKKVLESKETEQKESETKKKVEPEIAPEDPTQGKNSGDPNGPNETTERNLNKEVSNPEVSAEIQKPYWLNEETNLSPKNLPGYAAEASSLPKEDISIREKLGEILKLGDDKKKEEEKRKAAEQKEQGAIAGFFSEHKKGIIIIAIILAFALYQFRAKGARVTRRSPVTINKVRRD from the coding sequence ATGAATAAGATCCTATCCCTCCTTCTTTGTATCTCTTTGGCCCTGCCGATTTTCGGACAGGATGGAGAAGAAATCGATTTTTTAGATAAGGTGTCCGAACCTAAGAAGACAACCACTTCTTCCAAAAAGACACCTCTTGCAAAAGCTTCTAGAAAGAAAAAAGTAAAGAAGAATGCAGGCAAAAAGAAGAAGGTCCTAGAATCCAAAGAGACCGAGCAGAAAGAATCCGAGACTAAGAAAAAAGTAGAACCGGAAATCGCACCGGAAGATCCTACTCAGGGAAAAAATTCAGGAGATCCTAACGGACCGAATGAAACCACTGAGAGAAATCTAAACAAAGAAGTTTCGAATCCGGAAGTTTCGGCAGAGATCCAAAAACCGTACTGGCTGAATGAAGAAACGAATTTAAGTCCGAAAAATCTACCGGGTTATGCTGCTGAAGCTTCTTCTTTACCCAAAGAAGATATTTCTATCAGAGAGAAGCTGGGAGAGATCCTAAAACTCGGAGACGATAAGAAAAAAGAAGAAGAGAAAAGAAAAGCTGCGGAACAAAAAGAGCAGGGAGCTATCGCAGGATTTTTCTCAGAACATAAAAAAGGGATCATCATTATCGCAATCATACTTGCTTTTGCTTTATACCAATTCAGAGCCAAAGGCGCACGTGTCACTAGGCGTTCCCCTGTGACCATCAACAAAGTGAGAAGAGACTAG
- the yajC gene encoding preprotein translocase subunit YajC: protein MLSNFQNLLILAQADPAGAQGGGFNTLLFIPILFIILYFIVIRPQRNEEKKRKTMIEGLQKGDVVITSSGIHGKVVEFKDNNESVVLAIAKDTNVTFNSSTILRKKEKEKEA from the coding sequence ATGCTTAGCAATTTTCAAAATTTACTAATATTAGCCCAAGCGGATCCGGCAGGTGCACAAGGCGGCGGATTTAATACTCTATTATTCATCCCGATCCTATTTATTATTCTATATTTTATAGTGATCCGCCCTCAAAGAAACGAGGAAAAGAAAAGAAAAACGATGATCGAGGGTCTACAAAAAGGGGACGTGGTGATCACTTCTTCCGGGATTCATGGCAAGGTGGTAGAATTTAAGGATAATAACGAATCCGTTGTTTTAGCGATCGCTAAGGATACAAACGTTACCTTCAATTCCAGCACGATTTTAAGAAAGAAGGAAAAAGAGAAAGAGGCCTAA
- a CDS encoding FtsK/SpoIIIE family DNA translocase, translating into MDRRDQIVGQNIAIWEKGRAALPYLILFTGIFLTLSLGSFTIAENGVEANLFGRLGHYLSWGFLYLFGNASFVPGIMLILTGGILLAKPAQDVTNKLLTIPLFLLAVAVSLNVFGNVSTVPFASNGGVLGQALAVALEYLLGSTGRLLIHFVVYFYGILVYLNESPVHFLGRLLAQSGRDWKEQWLSGYMSGRTKKEEDIPNYEPAFAKNKSADWSKGLSSMMNTVCSWKETDTEVSEENVPPWFRREVSGPSSEKQNPVKTTANLESYIQKAKGNSKVADLKESNVQYRNSGLLQGFFEDDRKIFQFQTASSRLVEKVYGIQEKKEEVPAASSKKVWEILDLRSESERSAVLSFTKEEGPLETIEPEEIPANIQNFSSEEDELEEWTEEEDSLEELEDSEEEYEEEAEDSDELEEIEEVEEPKAVVTPEVVIPSTLPSPVVGVPTSTPEKKSKQSELPFSPVSMVPIFRSKRSVYHIPLNRLKSNPTKVQDALFKVESEKVAFEIENALKVYGYEAKVVGWERGPIITRYELTPPPGVKLGRITSLTDELRMYLAVKNIRIVAPIPGKSTIGIEVPNKHREDVFLGDILRSSLAPKPKKDLNIVIGKDISGKLVSIDLNKLPHLLVAGTTGSGKSVCLNAMIASLVLNLSPEEVRFIMIDPKMVELTLFEDIPHLLMPVIKDARKATKSLSWVIQEMEARYEAVSQLKCRDFRSYNEKVEEHYHKEGYNKMPYLVVFIDELADLMMVSGKDLEDAITRISQKSRAVGIHLVMATQRPSVDVITGLIKANCPARIAFHVAQKTDSKIILDMNGAESLLGKGDMLYKSPTSADLARIQAPFISEEEIEKIVEEAKKYGAPTYVEFDLEEETESESAEEMDEELFDKAWEIVRTDRKASASYLQRRLKIGYNRAARIMELMEERGYVSPILGSKGREILRSA; encoded by the coding sequence ATGGATAGAAGGGACCAAATAGTCGGACAAAATATAGCGATTTGGGAAAAGGGACGAGCGGCATTGCCGTATCTTATACTTTTTACAGGGATTTTCCTGACCCTTTCTCTGGGTTCTTTCACCATTGCTGAAAATGGAGTGGAGGCGAACCTTTTCGGAAGGCTTGGCCATTATCTTTCCTGGGGATTTTTATACTTATTCGGGAACGCTTCTTTTGTTCCAGGCATCATGCTCATTCTGACCGGTGGGATACTTCTCGCAAAACCTGCTCAGGATGTTACGAACAAACTTCTTACTATTCCATTATTCTTACTCGCGGTTGCTGTGAGCCTGAACGTTTTCGGAAATGTTTCGACGGTTCCATTCGCGTCTAACGGTGGAGTTCTCGGCCAAGCATTAGCCGTGGCTTTGGAATATCTTCTCGGTTCTACAGGAAGACTTCTGATCCATTTCGTGGTCTATTTTTACGGTATACTAGTTTATCTGAACGAATCTCCGGTCCATTTTTTAGGAAGGCTTCTTGCACAAAGCGGCCGGGACTGGAAGGAGCAATGGCTTTCCGGTTATATGAGTGGAAGAACCAAAAAAGAAGAAGATATCCCAAATTACGAACCAGCATTTGCTAAAAACAAATCTGCCGATTGGTCGAAAGGTCTTTCAAGTATGATGAATACCGTATGTTCTTGGAAAGAAACAGACACTGAAGTTTCGGAAGAGAATGTGCCTCCTTGGTTTCGTAGAGAAGTTTCGGGGCCTTCTTCAGAAAAACAAAATCCAGTGAAAACTACTGCTAATTTGGAATCTTATATCCAAAAAGCAAAGGGCAATTCTAAGGTCGCAGATCTAAAAGAATCTAACGTGCAATATAGGAATTCAGGCCTTCTCCAAGGTTTTTTTGAGGATGATAGAAAGATTTTCCAATTCCAAACCGCTTCTTCTCGTCTTGTGGAGAAGGTGTATGGAATTCAGGAAAAAAAAGAAGAAGTTCCGGCAGCTTCTTCTAAAAAAGTTTGGGAGATTTTAGATCTTCGCAGCGAAAGCGAAAGATCTGCAGTTCTTTCTTTTACAAAAGAAGAAGGTCCGCTCGAGACAATAGAACCGGAAGAGATTCCTGCAAACATCCAAAACTTTTCTTCGGAAGAAGATGAGCTGGAAGAATGGACCGAAGAGGAAGATTCTTTAGAAGAACTGGAAGACTCTGAAGAAGAATACGAGGAAGAAGCGGAAGACTCAGACGAGTTAGAAGAAATTGAGGAAGTAGAAGAGCCTAAGGCGGTTGTAACGCCGGAGGTGGTAATTCCGAGTACGTTACCTTCTCCAGTTGTTGGAGTTCCAACATCCACTCCAGAAAAGAAATCAAAACAATCCGAACTTCCTTTTTCACCCGTTTCTATGGTGCCGATATTCCGTTCTAAACGTTCCGTGTATCATATTCCTCTGAACCGTTTGAAGAGTAATCCTACAAAAGTCCAGGATGCACTTTTCAAAGTGGAATCCGAAAAGGTTGCATTCGAGATTGAGAATGCCCTGAAAGTATACGGCTACGAAGCTAAGGTTGTAGGCTGGGAAAGAGGTCCTATCATCACTCGTTATGAACTCACTCCTCCTCCTGGGGTGAAGTTAGGAAGGATCACTTCTTTGACTGACGAGCTTAGAATGTATCTTGCAGTTAAGAATATTCGTATCGTTGCACCTATCCCTGGTAAATCCACGATCGGTATTGAAGTCCCTAACAAACATAGAGAGGATGTTTTCCTTGGGGATATATTACGTTCTTCTTTAGCTCCTAAACCTAAAAAAGATCTGAACATAGTGATCGGTAAGGATATCTCGGGTAAGCTTGTATCCATCGATCTGAATAAACTTCCTCACTTGCTTGTGGCAGGAACTACAGGTTCCGGTAAGTCGGTCTGTTTGAATGCAATGATCGCTTCTCTCGTTCTAAATCTTTCGCCGGAAGAAGTCCGTTTTATCATGATAGATCCTAAGATGGTGGAACTTACTCTATTCGAGGATATTCCTCATCTTCTTATGCCTGTGATCAAGGATGCTCGTAAAGCAACCAAGTCCCTCTCTTGGGTGATCCAGGAAATGGAAGCACGTTATGAGGCTGTTTCCCAATTGAAATGCAGGGACTTCCGTTCTTATAATGAGAAGGTAGAAGAACATTATCACAAAGAAGGTTATAATAAAATGCCTTATCTTGTGGTGTTCATCGACGAGCTTGCCGACCTGATGATGGTTTCCGGAAAAGATCTGGAAGATGCGATCACTCGTATCAGCCAGAAGTCCAGAGCGGTCGGGATCCACCTAGTGATGGCGACCCAAAGACCTTCCGTGGATGTGATCACCGGTCTTATCAAAGCGAACTGTCCTGCAAGGATCGCATTCCATGTGGCCCAAAAAACTGACTCCAAGATCATTCTGGATATGAACGGTGCCGAGTCACTTCTTGGAAAAGGAGATATGTTGTATAAGTCTCCTACTTCCGCGGACCTGGCAAGGATCCAGGCTCCGTTTATTTCTGAGGAAGAAATTGAGAAGATCGTGGAAGAGGCCAAAAAATACGGAGCTCCTACCTACGTAGAATTCGATCTGGAAGAAGAAACCGAATCTGAATCCGCAGAAGAGATGGACGAGGAACTATTCGATAAGGCCTGGGAAATCGTAAGAACGGATAGAAAGGCAAGTGCAAGCTACTTGCAAAGACGTTTGAAAATCGGCTATAACAGGGCGGCTCGGATCATGGAATTAATGGAAGAAAGGGGATACGTTTCTCCGATCCTGGGATCTAAGGGACGGGAAATTTTAAGGTCCGCTTAA
- a CDS encoding helix-turn-helix domain-containing protein has product MNQKRVGQILREAREEKKLTVKDVSKDTNISVKYILALETEDYAQFPGETFTIGFLKNYGSYLKLDTGMLINLYRGEKIEESQAPLEELTKPTSSFYYDLNFDKNKLITAISVLMVAIAAVLLYTFIDGSSSGDDVAEESGRRLEIPENIDFINRSVPETRPESFILTANQGVSFSASNQQCKLFISSVEQGSDTNTAVLAFNVYPELTVYKFRLSEGQEKVLSYSIPEISSLRRSIRIAAQSVTGSSAKVLVSLSEEEKQGAAVQSNPQGEDSTKTLGDVPIQVTLFFSKPSYAEFMIDGQMGFRGLVQGGENKTLEAKDRLEIKVGDGSAVEMIQNGKPKVVLGRPGKLVKKVYIKTPNPYDSTQFIIKELGE; this is encoded by the coding sequence TTGAATCAGAAACGAGTAGGGCAAATCCTTAGAGAGGCTAGGGAAGAAAAAAAGCTCACTGTAAAGGACGTATCTAAGGATACGAATATTTCCGTTAAGTACATTCTCGCATTGGAAACTGAGGATTACGCTCAGTTCCCTGGAGAAACTTTTACCATAGGATTTTTGAAAAACTACGGTAGTTACTTAAAATTAGACACGGGGATGCTGATCAATTTATACAGAGGTGAGAAGATAGAAGAGTCCCAGGCTCCTCTAGAAGAACTCACCAAACCTACTTCCAGTTTTTATTATGATCTAAACTTCGATAAGAACAAGCTGATCACCGCTATCTCAGTTTTAATGGTGGCGATTGCTGCGGTTCTACTGTATACCTTCATTGACGGATCTTCTTCCGGCGACGATGTCGCGGAAGAAAGTGGAAGAAGATTGGAGATCCCGGAAAATATAGATTTTATCAATCGTTCCGTTCCGGAAACAAGACCTGAAAGTTTTATTTTAACTGCGAACCAAGGAGTGAGCTTTAGCGCTTCTAACCAGCAGTGTAAACTTTTCATTTCTTCCGTAGAACAAGGATCCGATACGAATACTGCGGTTCTTGCTTTTAACGTGTATCCTGAATTGACCGTTTACAAATTCAGATTGTCCGAAGGACAGGAAAAAGTTCTTAGCTATTCTATTCCTGAAATTTCTTCCTTACGCAGAAGTATCAGGATCGCAGCTCAAAGTGTGACCGGAAGTTCCGCAAAAGTTTTAGTTTCTTTAAGTGAAGAAGAGAAACAAGGCGCTGCTGTACAGTCTAATCCTCAAGGTGAGGATTCCACCAAAACTTTAGGTGATGTTCCGATCCAAGTCACATTATTTTTCTCTAAACCAAGTTATGCAGAGTTCATGATAGACGGGCAGATGGGATTTAGAGGCCTTGTTCAAGGCGGAGAAAATAAAACCCTAGAAGCGAAAGATCGTCTGGAGATCAAAGTAGGTGACGGTTCCGCAGTGGAGATGATCCAAAACGGAAAACCTAAAGTGGTCTTAGGACGCCCCGGAAAATTAGTGAAGAAAGTTTATATAAAAACACCAAACCCTTACGATAGCACTCAGTTTATCATTAAGGAGTTGGGCGAGTAA
- the rimO gene encoding 30S ribosomal protein S12 methylthiotransferase RimO, whose translation MDKKFYITTLGCPKNTVDSMSMHHSLLEEGFLPATKPEESDFHLINTCTFIRSATEETIQTILGAAHAKKQEGQKLVVVGCFAERYPKDISAEIPEVDLVFGTGKYSQAGRIIKEAFRRDISSPAKTEFNSDIVERMKLSPEIENYSKPYAYVKVSDGCNRGCAFCIIPSLRGKFVDSPLEEILKDTKRAIAAGAKEICLVSQDTVYYGKDSDKLLDMIKAVSDVENLEILRLLYLYPDKKTEKILRLMGETPKIAPYLESPLQHVSERVLKNMNRSGGYSQFKDLYSLAREMRPDLEIRTSFILGFPGETGEDVDEILRFVEETRPEKLNLFSYSPQEGTKGADLTQTVSDKEKAKRINLIRDAHLKILQEIHESRIGKTYTAIVDGLEGNTAIVRRLQDAPEIDEVVYVEDPSLKPGTIGKVKIESFYEYDMMGTWLES comes from the coding sequence TTGGATAAAAAGTTCTACATCACCACTCTTGGATGTCCCAAAAATACCGTGGACTCCATGAGCATGCACCACTCCCTTTTGGAAGAAGGTTTTCTTCCGGCTACAAAACCGGAAGAATCCGATTTCCATTTGATCAATACCTGTACTTTTATCCGATCTGCGACAGAGGAAACCATCCAAACTATTTTGGGTGCGGCTCACGCTAAAAAGCAAGAAGGCCAGAAATTAGTCGTCGTAGGATGTTTTGCTGAAAGATATCCTAAAGATATCTCCGCAGAAATCCCGGAAGTGGATCTTGTTTTTGGCACAGGAAAATATTCCCAAGCAGGAAGGATCATCAAAGAAGCTTTCCGTAGGGATATCTCTTCTCCTGCAAAAACCGAATTTAACTCGGATATAGTAGAGAGAATGAAACTTTCTCCCGAGATAGAGAATTATTCCAAACCTTATGCTTATGTAAAGGTTTCAGATGGCTGCAACAGAGGATGTGCATTCTGTATCATTCCTTCTCTTCGAGGAAAATTCGTAGATTCTCCTCTGGAAGAGATCTTAAAAGATACTAAAAGAGCGATCGCAGCAGGTGCAAAAGAGATCTGTCTAGTTTCCCAAGATACAGTGTATTATGGAAAAGACTCGGACAAACTTTTGGATATGATCAAAGCGGTCTCGGATGTCGAAAATCTGGAAATATTAAGATTATTGTATTTATATCCTGATAAGAAGACTGAAAAAATCCTGAGATTGATGGGAGAAACTCCTAAGATCGCTCCTTATCTAGAATCTCCACTTCAACATGTTTCCGAAAGAGTATTAAAAAACATGAATAGAAGCGGGGGGTATTCCCAATTTAAGGATCTATATTCCCTCGCAAGGGAAATGAGACCGGATCTTGAGATCAGAACTTCTTTCATTTTAGGTTTTCCCGGAGAAACAGGAGAGGATGTGGATGAGATCCTACGTTTTGTGGAAGAGACTCGTCCCGAAAAACTGAACTTATTCTCCTATTCTCCTCAAGAAGGAACAAAGGGTGCCGATCTCACCCAAACAGTTTCCGATAAGGAGAAGGCGAAAAGGATCAATCTGATCCGAGATGCCCATTTGAAAATCCTGCAAGAGATCCATGAATCCAGAATAGGAAAAACTTATACTGCGATCGTAGATGGGCTCGAAGGAAACACTGCAATCGTGAGACGTTTGCAGGATGCTCCGGAAATAGACGAAGTGGTTTATGTAGAAGATCCTTCTTTGAAACCTGGAACGATCGGAAAAGTGAAAATCGAATCTTTTTACGAATACGACATGATGGGAACTTGGTTGGAATCTTGA
- the pgsA gene encoding CDP-diacylglycerol--glycerol-3-phosphate 3-phosphatidyltransferase has translation MNPNINLPNALTVLRVASLPFFIWFLYQKEQAYHIAALVLFSLASITDFIDGYLARKWKQETEFGKFLDPLADKIIVVGCFTTFIFLHEQIELWMVILIIGRDMLITTLRYLAIRLGKSIRTTMLGKVKTAFQMGAIILILIFFILVSSNKRILINEVYQSGKLAGMTVFGIASENAVAFVKVWQENGAPGWNELVFGLGGFVPYFGMLLTTLITVLSGIRYLFSNREVIRYSSIRKAFGKNGN, from the coding sequence TTGAATCCGAATATTAACTTACCCAACGCTCTTACCGTACTGAGAGTTGCTTCTCTTCCTTTTTTTATCTGGTTCTTGTACCAGAAGGAGCAGGCGTATCATATTGCCGCTCTGGTTCTCTTTTCTCTGGCATCTATTACAGATTTTATAGATGGTTATCTGGCCAGAAAATGGAAACAAGAGACCGAGTTCGGAAAATTTTTAGATCCGCTTGCAGATAAGATCATAGTAGTAGGTTGTTTTACCACATTCATATTTCTGCATGAGCAGATAGAACTTTGGATGGTGATACTCATCATCGGAAGAGATATGTTGATCACAACTTTACGTTATCTCGCGATCCGTTTGGGGAAATCCATCCGAACCACCATGCTTGGAAAAGTAAAGACCGCCTTCCAGATGGGGGCTATTATTTTAATTCTGATCTTCTTCATATTAGTCTCTTCGAATAAAAGAATTCTGATCAACGAAGTCTACCAAAGCGGCAAACTTGCTGGGATGACCGTTTTTGGGATCGCTTCCGAAAACGCAGTTGCATTCGTTAAGGTTTGGCAGGAAAACGGTGCCCCCGGCTGGAACGAATTGGTATTCGGATTGGGTGGATTTGTTCCGTACTTCGGTATGCTTTTGACCACTCTTATCACTGTACTTTCCGGAATACGCTATTTGTTTTCAAACAGGGAAGTGATCCGTTACAGCTCTATTCGGAAGGCCTTCGGTAAAAATGGAAATTAG
- a CDS encoding LolA family protein: MKDTRSNRSIFIALGIVVLFGSFSLGAQSSAKHHWNSPSEVVKKVRKTFSDLKSYKADFVIQTESNKKVVTKKGVCYYKKGGKIKYEFSDPSGDEIVSDGKTLWIFIKRLNAAGKQDLTLNKSNKSGPIFSPMTEEGLSRIFRKYHYKFESIEQPQVSPKDNRQYFVLALEQREKIGGYETMTLYVDAQTSFIKKAVASDGRGKTTTVEFFGLDANADIEDGVFNFRPDGNSKIVNNPLVSEE; this comes from the coding sequence ATGAAAGATACCAGAAGCAATCGTTCTATATTTATCGCCCTAGGCATTGTCGTTTTATTCGGCAGCTTCTCCCTGGGCGCTCAGTCTTCCGCGAAACACCATTGGAATTCACCTTCTGAAGTGGTTAAAAAAGTCAGAAAAACTTTTTCGGACCTCAAATCTTATAAGGCTGATTTCGTGATCCAAACGGAATCGAACAAAAAAGTGGTCACTAAAAAAGGTGTCTGCTATTATAAGAAGGGCGGAAAGATCAAATATGAATTCTCTGATCCTTCCGGTGACGAGATCGTTTCCGACGGCAAAACTCTTTGGATCTTCATCAAAAGATTGAACGCAGCCGGAAAGCAGGATCTTACATTAAATAAATCTAATAAATCCGGTCCTATTTTTTCTCCAATGACGGAGGAGGGCCTTTCCAGGATTTTCAGAAAGTATCATTATAAATTCGAGTCCATAGAACAACCTCAGGTCTCTCCTAAGGACAATCGTCAATATTTCGTATTGGCTTTGGAACAAAGAGAAAAGATCGGCGGTTACGAAACTATGACCCTCTACGTGGATGCACAAACTTCCTTTATCAAAAAGGCAGTTGCGAGTGACGGAAGAGGCAAAACCACTACCGTAGAATTTTTCGGATTGGATGCGAACGCGGATATCGAGGACGGAGTATTTAATTTCCGTCCGGACGGTAATTCTAAAATCGTAAATAACCCCTTGGTGTCGGAAGAATAG
- the secD gene encoding protein translocase subunit SecD has translation MKSVQWIFVPILVVASSLTLLYPNFAERELELAVRKEFKELPEETRKDVLSSFAERWKTDYNPKGDWQIEPDPSVFPEQDYYLVKGRFITSAKINQLSQENQELILEPKNKLRPTWVEEYIFGGRPLAIRLGLDLQGGMRVVLKGDFDDYTSKLKDSYTKEIEELTRKKGDAALSEKERKEAQDKLKEIESYFELTPSRKLAELEKAKLIIDNRLTNQNLTEPQVRIQKDQDSIEVSLPGVSNSSQILDIIRNTETVEYRLREPSDSNANSRGTYHDAIELEEMKLMNEGRREETEIVKFQNIVKQKLGKDEQDRFLAAMEKKYNIPEKYKLYVKWSRANNPKASLLPREFVVLERAISLDGKDMRNARESYDQNRLSYYVSFSLTSQGAEKFFDITSKNVGRQLAIVWGDKVISDPVIRSPIAGGNAQIDGEFGQKEATDLANVISEGALPIPLNVLEMRFIGPTLGIESIEVGLKAVLLGFALVIVFMLVIYRLSGFVADIALLVNVIVLMALLSLMGFTLTLPGFAGIILTVGMAVDANVIIYERIKEELASGKHVSAAVAQGFDNAFWTIMDSNVTTLISGILMIKLGNGPIKGFAITLCWGIITSLFTSLFLSRMIMDILVNKLGVRKLQIGFKKLESKNV, from the coding sequence TTGAAATCTGTCCAATGGATTTTTGTTCCAATATTGGTAGTGGCGTCTTCATTGACGCTTCTTTACCCGAACTTCGCCGAAAGGGAATTGGAACTCGCAGTAAGAAAAGAATTTAAAGAATTACCCGAAGAAACCCGCAAAGATGTTCTTTCCAGTTTTGCGGAAAGATGGAAAACCGATTATAACCCTAAAGGTGATTGGCAGATCGAACCTGATCCGAGCGTTTTTCCGGAACAGGATTATTATCTAGTCAAAGGAAGGTTTATCACTTCCGCAAAGATCAACCAGCTTTCCCAAGAAAACCAGGAACTGATCTTAGAACCTAAGAACAAACTTAGACCTACTTGGGTAGAAGAGTATATCTTCGGCGGAAGACCTTTGGCGATCCGTTTAGGATTGGACTTACAAGGTGGAATGAGGGTCGTTCTGAAAGGTGATTTCGACGATTATACTTCTAAATTAAAAGATTCTTATACAAAAGAGATCGAAGAACTTACTCGCAAAAAAGGTGACGCCGCTCTTTCCGAAAAAGAAAGAAAAGAAGCTCAGGACAAACTGAAAGAGATCGAAAGTTATTTCGAATTAACTCCTAGCAGAAAGCTTGCAGAGTTGGAAAAAGCGAAGTTGATCATAGACAACCGTTTGACCAACCAAAACTTGACCGAACCTCAGGTGCGTATCCAGAAGGACCAAGATTCTATCGAGGTTTCTTTACCGGGTGTAAGCAACTCTTCTCAAATCTTAGATATTATCAGAAACACTGAAACCGTGGAATACAGATTGAGAGAACCTTCTGATTCCAATGCAAACTCCAGAGGTACTTACCACGACGCCATCGAGTTGGAAGAAATGAAACTCATGAACGAGGGCAGAAGGGAAGAAACCGAGATCGTAAAATTCCAGAATATAGTGAAACAGAAACTGGGAAAAGACGAGCAGGACAGATTCCTCGCGGCTATGGAGAAGAAGTACAATATCCCTGAAAAATATAAATTGTACGTAAAATGGTCCAGGGCAAATAATCCTAAGGCATCTCTTCTTCCTAGAGAATTCGTAGTTCTGGAAAGAGCTATCTCTCTGGACGGAAAGGATATGAGAAACGCCCGCGAGAGTTATGACCAAAACAGACTTTCCTATTACGTTTCCTTCTCCTTAACTTCTCAAGGTGCCGAGAAATTTTTCGATATCACTTCTAAAAACGTAGGAAGACAACTCGCGATCGTTTGGGGAGACAAAGTTATCTCCGATCCTGTAATTCGTAGTCCTATCGCAGGCGGTAACGCTCAGATCGATGGAGAGTTCGGACAAAAAGAAGCTACGGATCTCGCAAATGTGATCAGTGAGGGTGCGCTTCCGATCCCATTGAACGTTTTGGAAATGAGATTTATCGGTCCTACTTTAGGGATCGAATCCATCGAAGTGGGATTAAAAGCGGTTCTTTTAGGATTCGCATTGGTGATCGTATTCATGCTGGTCATCTATAGATTGTCCGGCTTTGTTGCGGATATCGCACTTCTTGTGAACGTGATCGTGCTTATGGCGCTTCTTTCCTTGATGGGATTCACTTTGACCTTACCCGGTTTTGCGGGGATCATCCTCACAGTGGGTATGGCGGTGGACGCTAACGTTATTATTTACGAAAGAATTAAGGAAGAATTGGCCTCCGGAAAACATGTGTCCGCTGCGGTCGCACAAGGATTCGATAACGCTTTCTGGACGATTATGGACAGTAACGTGACCACTTTGATCTCAGGGATCCTGATGATCAAACTCGGGAACGGACCGATCAAAGGATTTGCGATCACTCTTTGCTGGGGTATCATCACTTCCTTGTTTACCTCCTTGTTCTTGAGCAGAATGATCATGGATATATTGGTAAACAAATTAGGAGTTCGCAAACTCCAGATCGGATTCAAAAAACTGGAGTCCAAAAATGTTTGA